In a single window of the candidate division KSB1 bacterium genome:
- a CDS encoding NupC/NupG family nucleoside CNT transporter, with the protein MERLISVFGCFVLIGIAWLLSNNKRQINYRVVVWGLLLQLVFAVIILKTGPGQAVFFYAKAVITKLLSFTDIGAEFLFGNLYRGDPGVVKGLEEVSPRQGLPPGPFQLWSPETKSFVNIGISFAMHVLPTIIFFASLMSILYHIGVMQKLVQGVAWVMAKFLGTSGAESLSVASNIFVGQTEAPLVIRPFVAKMTQSELMAVMCGGFATIAGGVMAAYVRFGADAGHLMAASVMSAPAALVMAKIIFPETEQPETAGTAEISVEKNTVNVVDAAATGAADGLKLALNVGAMLLAFYALIHLLDFSFIKISSIFGLEEFGLKKMLGYAFAPLALVMGVETADVLNFGYLLGTKISLNEFVAFVQLGELKETLSPRSFTIGTYALCGFANFSSIAIQIGGIGSIAPERKGDLARLGLKAMIGGALASFLTATIAGILI; encoded by the coding sequence ATGGAACGTCTTATCAGTGTTTTCGGATGTTTTGTACTGATTGGAATTGCCTGGCTGCTTTCAAATAATAAGCGGCAGATTAATTATCGGGTGGTCGTTTGGGGGTTGTTACTGCAATTGGTTTTTGCAGTGATTATTCTTAAAACCGGCCCGGGACAGGCGGTATTTTTCTATGCCAAGGCAGTGATTACCAAGCTGCTCAGTTTCACGGATATCGGCGCCGAGTTTCTCTTCGGTAACCTGTATCGCGGCGATCCCGGCGTTGTCAAAGGGTTGGAGGAAGTTTCTCCGCGCCAAGGTTTGCCTCCAGGCCCTTTTCAACTCTGGAGTCCGGAAACAAAATCATTTGTCAATATTGGAATCTCGTTTGCAATGCACGTTCTGCCGACGATCATCTTTTTTGCGTCATTGATGTCGATTTTGTACCACATCGGAGTCATGCAAAAACTCGTGCAGGGAGTCGCCTGGGTGATGGCAAAATTTTTGGGTACGAGTGGGGCCGAGAGTCTTTCCGTTGCTTCCAATATTTTTGTCGGACAAACTGAAGCGCCTCTGGTCATCCGGCCGTTTGTTGCAAAGATGACCCAGTCTGAGCTGATGGCGGTTATGTGCGGCGGCTTTGCGACTATTGCCGGAGGAGTGATGGCGGCTTATGTTCGCTTTGGCGCAGACGCGGGACACCTCATGGCCGCCAGTGTGATGTCGGCGCCAGCCGCTTTGGTGATGGCGAAAATTATTTTCCCGGAAACCGAGCAGCCCGAAACTGCCGGAACCGCAGAGATAAGCGTAGAAAAAAATACCGTCAATGTCGTTGATGCGGCAGCCACCGGCGCCGCCGACGGCCTTAAATTGGCACTGAATGTCGGCGCAATGCTTCTCGCTTTTTATGCTTTGATTCATTTGTTGGATTTTAGTTTCATAAAAATTAGTTCAATTTTTGGTCTGGAGGAATTTGGCCTGAAGAAAATGCTGGGGTACGCATTCGCCCCGTTGGCTTTAGTCATGGGTGTTGAAACCGCCGATGTTTTGAACTTCGGTTATCTTTTGGGCACGAAGATTTCCCTGAATGAATTTGTCGCTTTTGTGCAATTAGGTGAGTTGAAAGAGACTTTGTCACCAAGATCATTTACCATCGGTACTTACGCTTTGTGCGGGTTTGCTAACTTTAGCTCTATCGCAATTCAAATCGGCGGCATTGGCAGCATTGCGCCGGAACGAAAAGGGGATCTGGCCAGGCTTGGTTTAAAAGCGATGATCGGTGGCGCCCTGGCTTCCTTTTTGACTGCTACAATTGCGGGGATTTTGATTTAA
- a CDS encoding SRPBCC family protein, whose protein sequence is MIDMTQFTATRSINAPIDLVFKTVSDINNFSKAIPDIINVEFLSDVKSGIGTRFRETRLMNGKEAMTELEVTEFVENDHVRMVTDSHGAVWDSAFTVKRVDGHTELTLVMDARPHKFMQKMMIPMIKGMISKALEKDMDAVKTYCEK, encoded by the coding sequence ATGATCGACATGACCCAGTTTACAGCAACACGAAGCATTAACGCACCGATTGACTTGGTTTTCAAAACAGTATCGGATATCAATAATTTTTCAAAAGCAATCCCTGATATCATAAATGTTGAATTTCTATCAGATGTTAAATCAGGTATCGGGACCCGTTTTCGTGAAACCCGCTTGATGAATGGCAAAGAAGCGATGACGGAATTAGAGGTAACAGAATTTGTCGAAAATGATCATGTTCGGATGGTGACTGATAGTCATGGGGCCGTATGGGATTCGGCGTTTACTGTTAAAAGAGTAGATGGCCACACCGAACTAACCCTGGTCATGGATGCGAGACCGCATAAATTCATGCAAAAAATGATGATTCCCATGATAAAAGGCATGATTTCAAAAGCACTTGAAAAGGATATGGATGCTGTGAAAACCTATTGTGAAAAATGA
- a CDS encoding thymidine kinase, translating to MLNVVTKDLGWIEVITGSMFSGKSEELIRRLRRAQIAQQEVAIFKPQIDTRYSSNHIVSHNEQKIPSVAVKDVAEIFEKSKDAKVIGIDEGQFFGPELVGVCQQLAFQGKRVIVAGLDQDYLGQPFEPMPQMLAIAESITKTLAICVKCGNPANRTQRITQDKGRVLVGATDIYEARCRTCYEPPEEAE from the coding sequence ATGCTTAACGTCGTTACGAAAGATTTAGGATGGATTGAAGTCATCACCGGCAGCATGTTCAGCGGAAAATCCGAAGAGCTGATTCGTCGCCTGAGACGGGCGCAAATTGCACAACAGGAAGTTGCGATATTTAAGCCGCAGATCGATACCAGGTATTCGAGTAATCACATTGTTTCTCATAATGAACAGAAGATTCCGTCCGTTGCAGTCAAAGACGTTGCCGAAATCTTCGAGAAATCAAAAGATGCCAAAGTCATCGGAATCGACGAAGGTCAATTTTTTGGTCCGGAATTGGTCGGCGTCTGTCAACAGCTTGCCTTTCAAGGGAAGCGGGTGATCGTTGCCGGGTTGGACCAGGATTACCTGGGACAGCCGTTTGAGCCCATGCCGCAGATGCTGGCCATTGCCGAGTCAATCACAAAAACCCTGGCGATTTGCGTCAAATGCGGCAACCCGGCAAATCGCACACAGAGAATAACCCAGGACAAGGGTAGGGTTTTGGTCGGTGCCACCGATATTTACGAAGCAAGATGCCGTACTTGTTATGAACCACCGGAAGAAGCTGAATAA